The Desulfocurvibacter africanus subsp. africanus DSM 2603 genome includes a region encoding these proteins:
- a CDS encoding aldehyde ferredoxin oxidoreductase family protein, producing MPKILRINTRTREYRLEDMGPYLGLGGRALTSRLVLNEVPATCHPLSKENKLVIATGILSGTRAASSGRISVGAKSPLTLGIKEANSGGQFSQKMAKMDIIGIVLEDQPEADAPLVTIAITKDGIAFHDASQFTFTRTYATAEALQKQFGDKSAAMLIGPAGETLRQSASIQFTDTKYRPARAAGRGGMGAVMGSKRVKAIVVDDTGAAGVTYADDEAFKTASKRWAEILRGHAVTGQGLPGYGTAILVNVINEAGALPTKNFRDGRFQWAADVSGEKMTELMEKRGGKVREGCHTGCAIQCSQTFVDEKGKYLTSGLEYETVWALGPNSMIKEIDEIAKMDHICDDIGLDTIEMGNTVAVAMDGGLLPWGDAKAAQELLNRVADPKDPLGRIVGNGTAFMAEAYGVTRVPVVKRQALPAYDPRAVKGVGVTYATTPMGADHTAGYAVCQNVLKCGGDVNPHNKAGQVETSKALQIATAAIDASGLCLFVAFAVLDTPDGMQTICDMITARTGQKTTPDDVAALGTSILKDEYEFNRRAGFSAADDQLPDFFKEPLAPHNVSWDFTVEELQGAKA from the coding sequence ATGCCTAAGATCCTACGTATCAACACTCGCACCCGCGAGTATCGCCTGGAAGACATGGGTCCGTACCTGGGCCTTGGTGGACGCGCCCTTACGTCCCGCCTGGTGCTCAATGAAGTCCCGGCCACATGTCATCCGCTGTCCAAGGAAAACAAGCTGGTCATCGCCACGGGCATTCTGTCCGGCACCCGCGCGGCCAGCTCAGGCCGTATTTCGGTGGGCGCCAAGTCCCCGCTGACCCTGGGCATCAAGGAAGCCAATTCCGGCGGCCAGTTCTCCCAGAAGATGGCCAAGATGGACATTATCGGCATCGTGCTGGAGGACCAGCCCGAAGCTGACGCTCCCCTGGTCACAATCGCCATCACCAAGGACGGCATCGCCTTCCACGACGCCTCCCAGTTCACCTTCACCCGCACCTACGCCACGGCCGAAGCCCTGCAGAAGCAGTTCGGCGACAAGTCCGCGGCCATGCTCATCGGCCCTGCCGGCGAGACCTTGCGCCAGAGCGCTTCCATCCAGTTCACCGATACCAAGTACCGCCCGGCGCGCGCCGCCGGACGCGGCGGCATGGGCGCGGTCATGGGCTCCAAGCGGGTCAAGGCCATCGTTGTCGATGATACCGGCGCCGCGGGCGTAACCTATGCCGACGACGAAGCATTCAAGACGGCCTCCAAGCGCTGGGCCGAGATCCTGCGCGGCCACGCCGTCACCGGCCAGGGCCTGCCCGGCTACGGTACGGCCATCCTGGTCAACGTGATCAACGAGGCCGGCGCGCTGCCGACCAAGAACTTCCGCGACGGCCGCTTCCAGTGGGCCGCCGACGTATCCGGCGAGAAGATGACCGAGCTCATGGAGAAGCGCGGCGGCAAGGTCCGCGAGGGCTGCCACACCGGCTGCGCCATCCAGTGCTCGCAGACCTTCGTGGACGAGAAGGGCAAGTACCTGACCTCCGGCCTGGAGTACGAGACCGTCTGGGCTCTGGGACCCAACTCCATGATCAAGGAAATCGATGAGATCGCCAAGATGGACCACATCTGCGACGACATCGGCCTGGATACCATCGAAATGGGCAACACCGTTGCCGTGGCCATGGACGGCGGCCTGTTGCCCTGGGGCGACGCCAAGGCCGCCCAGGAGCTGCTCAACCGCGTGGCCGATCCCAAGGATCCGCTGGGCCGCATCGTCGGCAACGGCACGGCCTTCATGGCCGAGGCCTACGGCGTGACCCGCGTGCCCGTGGTCAAGCGCCAGGCCCTGCCCGCCTATGACCCGCGCGCGGTCAAGGGCGTGGGCGTAACCTACGCCACCACCCCGATGGGCGCGGACCACACCGCCGGCTACGCTGTCTGTCAGAACGTGCTCAAGTGCGGCGGCGACGTGAACCCCCACAACAAGGCCGGTCAGGTCGAGACCTCCAAGGCCCTGCAGATCGCCACGGCGGCCATCGACGCCTCGGGCCTGTGCCTGTTCGTGGCCTTCGCCGTGCTTGACACGCCCGACGGCATGCAGACCATCTGCGACATGATCACCGCTCGCACCGGCCAGAAGACCACGCCCGACGACGTGGCCGCCCTGGGCACGAGCATCCTGAAGGACGAGTACGAGTTCAACCGCCGCGCCGGCTTCAGCGCCGCCGACGACCAACTGCCCGACTTCTTCAAGGAGCCCCTGGCCCCGCACAACGTGAGCTGGGACTTCACCGTGGAAGAGTTGCAGGGCGCCAAGGCCTAA
- a CDS encoding MoaD/ThiS family protein, giving the protein MHIELKCFATLSRYTPPGAERYELPDGATVGEIMTRLGLAQEDVKLIFVNGVKAELDTRLKDGDRLGLFPAVGGG; this is encoded by the coding sequence ATGCATATCGAACTCAAATGCTTTGCCACCCTGTCCCGCTACACGCCCCCCGGCGCGGAAAGGTACGAGCTGCCCGACGGCGCTACCGTGGGTGAGATCATGACACGTTTAGGGCTGGCCCAAGAGGATGTGAAGCTCATCTTCGTCAACGGGGTCAAAGCCGAGTTGGACACACGCCTCAAGGATGGCGACCGTCTGGGGCTCTTCCCGGCCGTGGGCGGAGGCTAG
- a CDS encoding HesA/MoeB/ThiF family protein, with protein MQDIAGRVAECARDERLPAGGTGRVLPLAAEAWLAQDLGISRREVQMAALLQGIMPRRYLRNQGNLSVEGQLRLLASRAAMVGLGGLGGHVLEILARMGVGCIRAADADVFEEHNLNRQLLSTQATLGMPKAEAAVLRVHDLNPAVTVEALQDYLIEETLPKFLDGAQLALDCLGGLASRLALQRAAAMAGIPLITGAMAGLTGYVAVVRPGQPGPAEFLGQGSSAEDTLGTPAQSVAVVASLLAAEAVRLLTGKPSPLAGGMLLIDLAEMRFERVSLG; from the coding sequence GTGCAGGACATCGCCGGACGGGTGGCCGAGTGCGCCCGCGACGAACGGCTGCCAGCCGGCGGCACGGGCCGCGTGCTGCCCCTGGCGGCCGAGGCCTGGCTGGCCCAGGATCTGGGCATTTCGCGCCGCGAGGTGCAGATGGCCGCCCTGCTCCAGGGCATCATGCCCAGGCGCTACCTGCGCAACCAGGGCAACCTGAGCGTGGAGGGCCAACTTCGGCTGCTGGCCTCGCGCGCGGCCATGGTCGGGCTGGGCGGCCTGGGCGGCCATGTGCTGGAGATTCTGGCGCGCATGGGCGTGGGCTGCATCCGCGCCGCCGACGCCGATGTCTTCGAGGAGCACAACCTGAACCGCCAGCTCCTGTCCACCCAGGCCACGCTGGGCATGCCCAAGGCGGAAGCCGCCGTTCTGCGCGTGCACGACCTGAATCCGGCCGTGACCGTCGAGGCGCTGCAGGACTATTTGATCGAGGAAACCCTGCCCAAATTCCTGGACGGCGCGCAACTGGCCCTGGATTGTCTGGGCGGGCTGGCCAGCCGCCTGGCCTTGCAGCGCGCCGCGGCAATGGCGGGCATTCCGCTGATCACCGGGGCCATGGCCGGCCTTACCGGCTATGTGGCCGTGGTCCGGCCGGGGCAGCCAGGTCCGGCCGAGTTCCTGGGCCAGGGTTCATCCGCCGAGGACACTCTAGGCACACCGGCCCAGAGCGTGGCCGTAGTGGCTTCGCTCTTGGCCGCCGAGGCTGTCCGGCTGCTCACGGGCAAGCCTTCGCCGCTGGCGGGCGGAATGCTGCTGATTGATCTGGCGGAAATGCGCTTCGAAAGGGTCAGCCTGGGGTAG
- a CDS encoding EAL domain-containing protein, translating to MARSNVKPNNQQAMEASGRNHCEVWSILDEILPVHPRKGVECALFLESMPARMAAALHADWSAVCLLDEAGTLKAAYPYPGKGDRSGSLTESAAKSVLTQFSTPGCRSVSVDDRQYGMLAKLMGAEPSGPLLCAPLICQGQVHGLFCAARRNGPDLGDEQRRLADVMADMVCFILQQGVEASVAVDDSQAGNESPAPSIEGSFRAILENTGTAAMIVAADMTIVHINTEFEKLVHLPRESVQGRMSWMDFCHPDDLERTMSYHRTRLAQKSSAPSAYETRLVDSAGEVRHVMVTASLIPGTSLSIVSMRDVSELKDALFQRDLQKAYFEQLFERIPLATVLVDPQDRVMAVNNAFERLFGFGREESQGRSINSLIVPPELTDEATGISRQTQDGQLVFAESKRRTADGRTLDVSIIGTPVYVGQRQEAVFGIYQDVTEQNRTRQQLVYQANHDHLTGLSNRRRLLTRVGDAIRRGKHVDRYDFAVLFLDLNRFKVVNDSLGHLFGDAMLIIIARMLQDSLGDNGVVARLGGDDFGVLVEHPQVEDFVRSFVRRVQERLRTPFQVMGRQVTTSASVGVVFGRAEYARAEDYLRDASLAMQRAKVEANENCQVFDGRMHDHAMRRMLLESSLRTALDNQEFVMHYQPIVELVSGEKRGYEALIRWNRKGEGIVPPDEFIPLAEETGLIVPMGYWALERACLDFGRLCAPNSHELSLSVNISGKQFRDPEIYSRVKSILRQTGMPAERLRLEITESMLMQDPENVSRILSRLKNLGIKISVDDFGTGYSSLSYLSRFPIDVLKIDKAFVAPLEQSSPTAVRLVQTIITLGNSLGLEVVAEGVESSKHVSRLTSLGCSLGQGYLFARPASLADSGC from the coding sequence ATGGCACGTAGCAACGTGAAGCCGAACAATCAGCAAGCGATGGAGGCCTCCGGCCGGAACCATTGCGAGGTCTGGAGCATTCTGGACGAAATTCTACCAGTTCACCCGCGGAAGGGCGTGGAGTGCGCCTTATTCCTGGAAAGCATGCCGGCTCGCATGGCCGCGGCACTGCATGCGGATTGGTCCGCGGTCTGTCTGTTGGACGAGGCCGGAACGCTCAAGGCCGCCTACCCGTATCCCGGCAAGGGCGACCGGTCCGGGTCGCTGACAGAGTCGGCCGCCAAGAGCGTGCTGACCCAATTTTCTACGCCTGGATGCCGCTCCGTCAGCGTTGACGATCGCCAATATGGCATGCTTGCCAAGCTCATGGGAGCCGAACCCTCGGGGCCGCTGCTGTGCGCTCCGCTCATCTGCCAGGGCCAAGTGCACGGGTTGTTCTGCGCGGCCAGGCGCAACGGACCGGATCTTGGCGACGAACAGCGCCGACTGGCGGATGTGATGGCCGACATGGTCTGTTTCATCCTGCAGCAGGGCGTGGAAGCCAGCGTGGCCGTGGATGACAGCCAAGCCGGAAACGAGTCACCGGCGCCGAGCATCGAGGGCAGTTTCCGCGCCATACTCGAGAACACCGGTACTGCGGCCATGATCGTCGCAGCAGACATGACCATCGTGCACATCAACACCGAGTTCGAAAAGCTCGTGCACCTGCCAAGGGAATCGGTGCAAGGCCGCATGAGCTGGATGGACTTCTGTCATCCCGACGACCTCGAACGCACTATGTCCTATCACCGCACCCGCCTCGCCCAAAAGTCGTCGGCGCCCAGCGCCTATGAAACGAGGCTGGTGGATTCCGCGGGCGAGGTGCGTCACGTCATGGTCACGGCGAGCCTCATTCCGGGCACCAGTCTGAGCATCGTGTCCATGCGCGATGTATCCGAACTCAAGGATGCCCTCTTTCAGCGCGATCTGCAGAAAGCCTATTTCGAGCAGCTTTTTGAGAGAATCCCCCTGGCCACTGTGCTCGTGGACCCGCAGGATCGAGTCATGGCCGTGAACAACGCCTTCGAGCGGCTGTTCGGCTTCGGCCGCGAGGAGTCCCAAGGCCGGAGCATCAATTCGCTTATCGTGCCTCCGGAGCTGACGGACGAGGCCACGGGCATCTCCAGGCAGACGCAGGACGGTCAACTGGTTTTCGCCGAGTCCAAGCGGCGCACGGCCGACGGCCGCACGCTCGACGTGTCCATCATCGGCACGCCCGTCTACGTGGGCCAGCGGCAGGAGGCGGTGTTCGGCATCTACCAGGACGTCACCGAACAGAACCGTACACGCCAGCAGCTCGTGTACCAGGCCAACCACGACCACCTCACGGGCCTGTCCAACCGCCGCCGGCTGCTCACGCGCGTCGGCGACGCCATCCGCCGTGGCAAGCATGTCGACCGTTATGATTTCGCCGTGCTCTTCCTTGACCTGAATCGTTTCAAGGTGGTCAACGACAGCCTGGGCCATCTGTTCGGCGACGCCATGCTCATCATCATCGCGCGCATGCTCCAGGACAGCCTGGGCGACAACGGCGTGGTAGCCAGATTGGGCGGCGACGACTTCGGCGTGCTCGTGGAGCACCCGCAGGTGGAGGATTTCGTGCGCAGCTTCGTGCGCCGGGTGCAGGAGCGGCTACGCACTCCCTTCCAGGTCATGGGCCGCCAGGTGACCACCTCGGCCAGCGTGGGCGTGGTCTTCGGCCGAGCGGAGTACGCTCGGGCCGAGGATTACCTGCGCGATGCGAGCCTGGCCATGCAGCGCGCCAAAGTCGAGGCCAATGAGAACTGTCAGGTCTTCGACGGCCGCATGCACGACCACGCCATGCGCCGCATGCTCCTGGAATCGAGCCTGCGCACGGCCCTGGACAACCAGGAGTTCGTGATGCACTACCAGCCCATCGTGGAGCTGGTCAGCGGCGAAAAGCGCGGCTACGAGGCGCTCATCCGCTGGAATCGCAAGGGCGAGGGCATCGTGCCGCCCGACGAGTTCATTCCCCTGGCAGAGGAGACCGGGCTCATCGTGCCCATGGGCTACTGGGCCCTGGAGCGCGCCTGCCTGGACTTCGGTCGATTGTGCGCCCCGAATAGCCACGAGCTGAGCCTGTCCGTGAATATTTCGGGCAAGCAGTTCCGCGATCCGGAGATCTATTCGCGGGTCAAGTCCATCCTGCGCCAGACGGGCATGCCGGCCGAGCGGCTGCGCCTGGAGATAACCGAAAGCATGCTCATGCAGGACCCGGAGAATGTCTCGCGCATCCTGAGCCGGCTCAAGAACCTGGGCATCAAGATCAGCGTGGACGATTTCGGCACGGGCTATTCATCGCTGTCCTACCTGAGCCGCTTCCCCATCGACGTGCTTAAGATCGACAAGGCCTTCGTGGCGCCGCTGGAGCAGTCCTCGCCCACGGCCGTGCGCCTGGTGCAGACCATCATCACTTTGGGCAACAGCCTGGGGCTGGAAGTGGTGGCCGAAGGCGTGGAGAGCTCGAAGCACGTGAGCCGCCTGACATCGCTGGGCTGCAGCCTGGGCCAGGGATATCTCTTCGCCAGGCCGGCTAGTCTGGCGGACTCGGGCTGTTGA